One Coffea arabica cultivar ET-39 chromosome 5e, Coffea Arabica ET-39 HiFi, whole genome shotgun sequence DNA segment encodes these proteins:
- the LOC140007056 gene encoding uncharacterized protein, translating to MKVVVWNCRGVGGPLTIPQLKEVTNFHSPKVVFLCETKNQEGFMGKVQRKIKYDNSYFVNSIGRAGGLALFWNNEVTLDKIVSTDWCISARVEDKDSKGYWGLVCVYASTDSNIRKAQWKSLEDRMRDWGEDWIIVGDFNDLRSSEEKWGGRDRAERCFREFNRFIKDNNLVDLGYQGVPWTWCNSWEGDGEVKERLDRCLCSTEWLQRFEKAQCTHLETEASDHLMLLVDTNPENRRRKQRFYFDQRWTQNPEAKRVIQGAWTKVKLGSRMFRVATKIKECRMAILEWRKNVQGNSKVRIKELKEKLAEVKARNDDGKRVQVDDLKAQLTKAYAEEEMFWSKKSRSKWLKEGDKNTAFFHSSVMAKRRRNKISTLQKKDGTWCKEEHEIEEELCEHYKDLFTTTNPDCFEDILAEIPSTISSHMNEQLI from the coding sequence ATGAAAGTTGTGGTGTGGAATTGTCGAGGTGTAGGAGGTCCCTTGACAATTCCCCAACTAAAGGAAGTGACTAACTTCCACTCTCCTAAGGTGGTGTTCCTTTGTGAAACAAAGAATCAGGAAGGTTTTATGGGTAAGGTTCAAAGGAAGATTAAGTATGACAATAGCTATTTTGTGAATTCGATAGGTAGAGCAGGCGGTCTAGCATTATTTTGGAACAATGAGGTGACATTAGACAAGATCGTAAGTACTGATTGGTGTATTAGTGCTAGAGTTGAAGACAAGGATTCGAAAGGATACTGGGGGCTAGTGTGTGTTTATGCAAGCACAGATAGTAACATTAGAAAAGCACAATGGAAATCTTTAGAGGACAGGATGAGGGACTGGGGGGAGGACTGGATCATTGTTGGAGATTTTAATGATTTGCGGTCTAGTGAGGAGAAGTGGGGAGGAAGAGATAGAGCTGAAAGATGCTTTAGGGAGTTCAACAGGTTTATCAAAGACAATAACTTGGTTGACTTAGGTTATCAAGGGGTCCCGTGGACTTGGTGCAATAGTTGGGAGGGGGATGGGGAAGTGAAAGAGAGGTTGGATAGATGTTTATGCAGCACCGAATGGCTGCAAAGATTTGAAAAGGCACAGTGTACTCATTTAGAAACTGAAGCCTCTGATCATTTAATGCTTCTTGTGGATACAAACCCGGAAAACAGAAGGAGAAAACAGAGATTTTACTTTGATCAAAGATGGACACAAAATCCAGAAGCAAAAAGGGTGATTCAAGGAGCATGGACAAAGGTGAAGTTAGGGTCCAGGATGTTTAGAGTGGCTACAAAAATAAAGGAATGTCGCATGGCTATTCTGGAATGGAGGAAAAATGTGCAGGGAAACTCAAAAGTTAGAATTAAAGAGTTAAAGGAGAAATTGGCTGAAGTGAAAGCAAGAAATGATGATGGGAAAAGAGTACAAGTTGATGACCTAAAAGCACAATTGACTAAAGCTTATGCAGAGGAAGAGATGTTTTGGAGTAAAAAATCCAGGAGCAAGTGGCTCAAAGAAGGGGACAAGAATACAGCTTTCTTCCATTCTTCGGTCATGGCAAAGAGGAGAAGAAACAAGATCAGTACATTGCAGAAAAAAGATGGGACATGGTGCAAGGAGGAACATGAGATTGAGGAGGAACTTTGTGAGCACTATAAAGACCTTTTTACCACAACTAACCCGGACTGCTTTGAGGACATTCTAGCTGAAATTCCAAGCACTATTTCGAGTCATATGAATGAGCAACTGATATGA